From the genome of Vicia villosa cultivar HV-30 ecotype Madison, WI linkage group LG2, Vvil1.0, whole genome shotgun sequence, one region includes:
- the LOC131651924 gene encoding pentatricopeptide repeat-containing protein At1g31790-like, with protein sequence MEAIAAPPPPTAPTRRNADTTSTTTPSSKPQLHLRIPLRNSKPKSLSLLHNFPHHPSSQPLPPPSNKKEKKNKRKKSASTSHILPLMDALHFPIPVDLYTSLVKECTLSGNPETAIELHTHIARSGIEPPLPLINRILIMFVSCGLFDNARHVFDSMLVRDFHSWAILFVAYYENSDYENATDVFLGMLCQLGVTEFTFPPWIWSCLLTACACTMNVPLGMQVHGCLLKLGACDHVLISSSLIRFYGRFKCLEDANVVFNKVSRHNTLTWTAKIVSGCKERHFSEALADFKEMGRVGIKKDSFTFSSVLKACGRMRNHGSCGEQVHADTIKLGLDSDNYVQCSLVAMYGRSGLIRDAKLVFETTRNERNVDSWNAMLMCYIQNGLYIEAVKFVYRMKAAGVYPHESLLDKLRIACGSSTF encoded by the coding sequence ATGGAAGCCATCGCCGCTCCACCGCCGCCAACAGCACCCACCCGCCGCAATGCAGACACAACTTCAACCACCACTCCTTCTTCCAAACCCCAACTTCACCTTCGAATACCCCTCCGCAACTCCAAACCCAAAAGCCTCTCTCTCCTACACAACTTCCCTCACCACCCCTCTTCACAACCTCTTCCTCCTCCAAGTaacaaaaaggaaaagaagaacaagagaaaaAAATCTGCTTCAACTTCACACATTTTGCCTTTAATGGACGCTCTTCACTTTCCCATACCCGTTGACTTATACACCTCTTTGGTCAAAGAATGCACTCTTTCTGGTAACCCAGAAACCGCAATTGAGTTGCATACTCACATAGCAAGGAGTGGGATCGAACCTCCATTACCATTGATCAATCGGATTCTcatcatgtttgtttcttgcggTTTGTTCGACAATGCACGCCATGTGTTTGACTCAATGCTTGTGAGGGATTTTCATTCCTGGGCAATTTTGTTTGTTGCATATTATGAAAATTCTGATTATGAGAATGCTACGGATGTTTTTCTTGGCATGTTATGTCAATTGGGTGTGACGGAGTTTACTTTTCCTCCATGGATTTGGTCTTGTCTTCTCACGGCTTGTGCCTGCACTATGAATGTTCCTCTAGGAATGCAGGTTCATGGATGTTTATTAAAGTTGGGTGCTTGTGACCATGTACTTATAAGTAGCTCTTTGATTAGATTTTATGGGAGATTTAAGTGTCTGGAAGATGCAAACGTTGTTTTTAATAAAGTGTCGCGGCATAACACGTTGACTTGGACTGCTAAAATTGTTAGTGGTTGTAAAGAAAGGCATTTCTCTGAGGCTCTTGCTGATTTCAAGGAAATGGGAAGGGTAGGGATAAAGAAGGACAGTTTTACATTTTCCAGTGTTCTCAAGGCTTGTGGAAGGATGCGGAATCATGGAAGCTGCGGCGAACAGGTTCATGCTGATACCATCAAACTAGGACTTGACTCAGATAACTATGTGCAGTGTAGTTTGGTAGCCATGTATGGAAGAAGTGGGTTAATAAGAGATGCAAAACTGGTGTTTGAAACGACCCGAAATGAAAGAAATGTCGATAGTTGGAATGCCATGCTTATGTGTTACATACAGAATGGTTTGTACATTGAAGCTGTCAAGTTTGTGTATCGGATGAAAGCTGCTGGAGTGTATCCACATGAGTCACTGCTTGATAAACTAAGAATTGCTTGTGGCAGTTCTACATTTTAA